A genomic stretch from Thermincola ferriacetica includes:
- a CDS encoding RusA family crossover junction endodeoxyribonuclease — MEKITLIIPGRPVPMVRMTRRGKYVKPRAQQYLDYLNAIAGYCYTVRPRPLLWDNISVDAAVYLPEGRRGDLDNYLKAFLDGLQRGGVFTDDKIVTEARVKIIPCPRGREKAEITIRKIG, encoded by the coding sequence TTGGAAAAGATAACACTGATTATCCCGGGCCGGCCTGTACCCATGGTCCGCATGACCCGGCGCGGGAAATACGTCAAACCAAGGGCGCAGCAGTACCTGGACTATCTGAATGCCATAGCCGGATACTGTTACACTGTCCGGCCCCGGCCCCTGCTCTGGGACAATATATCCGTTGATGCAGCAGTATACCTCCCCGAAGGCCGCCGGGGCGACCTGGACAACTACCTGAAGGCGTTCCTGGACGGCCTGCAGCGCGGAGGGGTGTTTACGGACGACAAAATTGTCACAGAGGCAAGGGTTAAAATCATCCCCTGCCCCAGAGGCCGGGAAAAAGCCGAAATCACAATTAGAAAAATAGGATAA
- a CDS encoding ABC transporter permease: MNFPCSSARRPVLMGVVLLMPIVILIILGPLFLPNPLEVNVENALQKPSLEHPLGTDVLGRDNLSRLCYGGRHSFFISLAALAGSLLCGVGMGFLSGWLEGWGREIIDRILEVVMCIPGIILALILVTFLGKGETSIVVALTVGGTVYMARMVRGLVRLNKGAGYILAAQVSGLPKWRIIGFHLLPNISGPIFGYAVVLAGVNIMAESGFSFLGLSVQPPEPSWGFMLYQSRNYLTTAPWLALAPGTAIFITVLGFNLLGDGLRGWFDPTRKCGAGVGGRTIGQCIFGRQGVKY; encoded by the coding sequence ATGAACTTTCCCTGCAGTTCTGCCCGCCGACCTGTTTTGATGGGCGTAGTCCTCTTAATGCCAATAGTGATTCTTATAATTTTGGGCCCACTTTTTTTGCCGAACCCCCTGGAAGTAAACGTGGAAAATGCTCTGCAAAAACCTTCCTTGGAGCATCCCCTCGGTACTGATGTTTTGGGACGGGACAACCTAAGCCGCCTCTGTTACGGAGGTAGGCACAGTTTTTTCATTTCCCTGGCGGCGTTGGCCGGATCATTGCTTTGCGGCGTGGGTATGGGTTTTTTAAGCGGCTGGTTGGAGGGATGGGGACGCGAAATTATCGACCGGATTTTAGAGGTAGTGATGTGTATACCCGGGATAATTCTGGCCTTAATTCTGGTTACGTTTCTGGGTAAAGGTGAAACAAGCATTGTCGTGGCATTGACGGTCGGTGGAACTGTTTACATGGCCAGAATGGTGCGGGGGTTGGTCCGGCTGAATAAAGGGGCCGGTTATATTTTAGCGGCACAGGTTTCCGGGCTACCCAAATGGCGAATTATAGGATTTCACCTTTTGCCTAACATATCGGGGCCCATTTTTGGTTATGCCGTAGTTCTTGCGGGTGTCAATATTATGGCTGAATCGGGTTTCAGTTTTTTGGGGCTGAGTGTGCAGCCGCCTGAACCGAGTTGGGGTTTCATGCTTTACCAATCCAGAAACTATTTGACTACGGCTCCGTGGTTGGCCCTGGCTCCGGGGACGGCAATATTTATTACTGTACTTGGGTTTAACCTCCTTGGCGACGGTCTGCGGGGATGGTTTGATCCAACAAGAAAATGTGGGGCTGGAGTTGGAGGACGAACAATTGGACAGTGTATTTTTGGACGTCAGGGGGTTAAATATTAG
- a CDS encoding metal-dependent hydrolase, with translation MLAKTHMRIGLIGTMLVWPEMLKITTKDYSAGIVLAMALAYISSGKRMLTNLLQAAFIMYWTYWLAYEFKEYFTFSAIIAPVVMMFAAAIGSLLPDLDHPNSTITHEVVPEIPVLAGTRIAELIAGATMLAAAWYMGKHPVLPVFQGVLNFILIATGLTVLIFTLAGHRGMTHSLLGLAITSTAAWYIQDAVGIWQRWGVNILPAFVLGYSLHLLADALTNSGVPLLYPYRKRFALPWFNTGSLKERFFSYLMLCTYIILLLYQTGFLNRGFALLAMLEGTGRGW, from the coding sequence ATGCTGGCAAAAACACACATGAGGATAGGTCTGATCGGCACCATGCTGGTCTGGCCGGAAATGTTAAAGATTACTACAAAAGACTACAGCGCAGGGATAGTCCTGGCGATGGCCCTGGCATATATATCAAGCGGAAAAAGAATGTTGACAAACCTTCTGCAGGCGGCGTTTATAATGTACTGGACCTATTGGCTTGCTTACGAGTTTAAGGAATACTTCACCTTTTCCGCAATTATTGCGCCGGTGGTTATGATGTTCGCGGCGGCTATCGGCTCACTGCTGCCCGACCTGGACCACCCGAACTCCACTATAACCCACGAGGTAGTGCCTGAGATACCGGTACTGGCGGGTACGCGAATAGCGGAACTGATAGCAGGTGCAACCATGCTTGCCGCGGCGTGGTACATGGGCAAACACCCTGTGCTTCCCGTTTTTCAGGGGGTATTGAATTTTATCCTGATCGCAACCGGCCTTACGGTATTGATATTTACCCTGGCCGGCCACCGCGGGATGACGCACTCACTCCTGGGTCTGGCAATAACCTCAACGGCAGCATGGTATATCCAGGACGCAGTGGGGATATGGCAGCGTTGGGGCGTCAATATCCTGCCCGCCTTTGTGCTGGGGTACAGCCTGCATCTTTTGGCCGATGCCCTGACCAACAGCGGCGTGCCGCTTTTATACCCTTACAGGAAACGTTTTGCCCTGCCCTGGTTTAATACCGGCAGCCTGAAGGAACGTTTTTTCAGTTACCTGATGCTCTGCACGTACATAATCCTGCTGCTGTACCAGACCGGGTTTCTTAACCGCGGTTTTGCGCTGCTGGCCATGCTGGAAGGCACAGGAAGGGGATGGTAG
- a CDS encoding ABC transporter ATP-binding protein, whose translation MKGKTLLELRGVTKEYCIGSGFLSTRRVTAVKNISLDTRTGETLGLIGGSGSGKTTIGKLALGLVKPSQGMVLYKGRNIEEFKAAEFTEYRRQVQCIFQDVTGTLNPLMTAGSAIKEVLSFHHGKGAEDIKQKTARLLNLAGLRTDIFYAYPHELSGGEKQRVCLARSLATEPALLVCDEPLASLDISVQTQILQTFRRLQVSQNLSYLFISHDLRVIRYISHRIGVMYKGELVELGPVEEVFSHPGHPYTRLLISAMPRIFGGGKQEAAPESERGPAEASGKQKSHGCPYYDWCPERAEICRRNAPPLRLLGPEHWVKCYM comes from the coding sequence ATGAAGGGTAAAACTCTTTTGGAGTTACGGGGAGTTACCAAGGAATACTGTATAGGCTCAGGTTTTTTGTCTACCAGGCGTGTTACGGCCGTGAAAAACATAAGTTTAGATACCCGGACCGGAGAAACTTTGGGGTTAATCGGTGGGAGCGGTTCCGGAAAAACAACCATCGGAAAGCTGGCCCTTGGACTGGTTAAACCGTCACAGGGAATGGTGCTATACAAAGGCAGGAATATAGAAGAATTTAAGGCCGCGGAATTTACGGAGTACCGCAGACAAGTGCAGTGTATATTCCAGGATGTCACCGGTACTCTTAATCCCTTAATGACCGCTGGCAGCGCTATTAAAGAAGTGCTTTCTTTTCATCATGGCAAAGGTGCGGAGGATATAAAGCAAAAGACAGCCCGGTTATTAAACCTGGCGGGTTTACGGACCGATATTTTTTACGCCTATCCCCACGAATTGAGCGGCGGTGAGAAGCAAAGAGTTTGCCTGGCCAGAAGCCTTGCTACTGAGCCTGCATTGCTGGTATGTGACGAACCTCTGGCTTCGCTGGACATTTCGGTGCAAACGCAAATTTTGCAGACTTTTCGCCGGCTGCAAGTTTCTCAGAATTTATCTTACCTTTTTATATCTCACGATCTCAGAGTGATAAGATATATCAGCCACAGAATAGGGGTTATGTATAAGGGCGAACTGGTAGAGCTTGGCCCTGTCGAAGAAGTGTTCAGCCATCCGGGACATCCCTATACACGGCTTTTAATTTCTGCCATGCCCCGGATTTTTGGGGGTGGAAAACAGGAAGCGGCGCCTGAATCGGAACGTGGTCCGGCGGAAGCATCGGGCAAACAAAAAAGCCATGGTTGCCCTTATTATGACTGGTGCCCTGAACGGGCAGAGATTTGCCGCAGGAACGCTCCTCCTTTGCGGCTGCTGGGTCCGGAACACTGGGTCAAGTGCTATATGTAA
- a CDS encoding CpaF family protein has protein sequence MGVLNMIQHNRQLTPAEKEDMVREIRRELNNLRLHGQDPKEKLHTLAKTYLEQNAPDCLGNINAIVQELHDRLFSLGALEKYLRDDEVTDIHVFGTRIMVEKNGCLYEDSEGFLNEEEVRLVTERIASQAGKEISEAVPSIDAELYDGSRAIVIIPPEAEKPYITIRRHTMMHRVKAGLEELAETLGGLDTEYFRRIVKERKNILVCGQTGAGKTTLINALAKEIPRMHKVAVLEDTRELELDLPYVMYLKTREGTEDVKPITYSTILQDCLRSRPARIILTEVRHPRAAYELIQCLNSGHLGSMTTIHANSAMDGLYRLETLIQEHSNLTTKIIRQLIVRVIDVVVSIVLKEDEDGNVCGREIREVVEVEKTLDSGRYMVRLVGGTDKKQGGEAGC, from the coding sequence ATGGGCGTATTAAACATGATCCAGCACAACCGGCAGTTAACCCCTGCCGAGAAAGAGGACATGGTCAGAGAAATCCGGCGCGAACTGAACAACCTTCGATTGCACGGCCAGGACCCGAAAGAAAAGCTCCATACTCTGGCCAAAACATACCTGGAGCAGAACGCGCCGGACTGCCTGGGCAATATCAATGCCATTGTCCAGGAACTGCATGACAGGTTGTTTTCCCTGGGCGCGCTGGAGAAATACCTGCGCGACGATGAAGTGACCGACATACACGTATTCGGCACCCGAATAATGGTTGAAAAGAACGGCTGCCTTTACGAGGACAGCGAAGGGTTTCTGAACGAGGAAGAAGTGCGGCTGGTAACCGAGCGTATAGCGTCCCAGGCGGGCAAGGAAATATCCGAGGCCGTGCCTTCCATTGACGCGGAACTGTACGACGGCAGCCGGGCCATTGTCATCATCCCGCCCGAGGCCGAAAAACCGTACATCACTATCCGCCGGCACACCATGATGCACCGGGTGAAAGCCGGGCTGGAAGAACTGGCTGAAACCCTGGGCGGGCTGGACACGGAATATTTCCGCCGTATCGTGAAGGAACGGAAAAACATCCTCGTCTGCGGCCAGACCGGGGCGGGCAAGACAACCCTGATCAACGCCCTGGCGAAGGAAATCCCGCGTATGCACAAGGTGGCCGTGCTGGAGGACACAAGGGAACTGGAACTTGACCTGCCCTATGTCATGTACCTGAAAACCAGGGAAGGGACCGAGGACGTAAAGCCCATAACATACAGCACCATACTGCAGGACTGCCTGCGCAGCCGCCCGGCGCGGATCATCCTGACCGAGGTCCGGCACCCGCGGGCGGCCTATGAACTTATCCAGTGCCTGAACTCCGGCCATCTCGGGTCCATGACCACCATCCACGCCAACAGCGCCATGGACGGCCTGTACCGGCTGGAAACCCTCATCCAGGAACACAGCAACTTAACCACCAAGATAATCCGCCAGTTAATCGTGCGGGTTATAGATGTTGTTGTGTCCATAGTGCTGAAAGAAGATGAGGACGGGAATGTCTGTGGCCGGGAGATCAGGGAAGTGGTGGAAGTGGAAAAAACCCTTGACAGTGGCCGGTACATGGTCCGGTTGGTGGGCGGAACAGACAAAAAGCAAGGGGGTGAGGCGGGTTGTTAG
- a CDS encoding ABC transporter ATP-binding protein — MDSVFLDVRGLNISFSGTGRDVRVVRDLSLQLKKGECLGLVGESGCGKTVTGLAVAGALKYPECKVEGSIRFLSDRYNKAPHNIKRKRIAMVYQEGMAALNPVLTVKKQMTELIRFHCRLSSGDALVRARQLLQRVGFNDVDDILRRFPGELSGGMAQRVCLAMALCCEPEILIADEPTTALDTINSAIVMKALAVLKKEMDLAVILISHDLAAVAQSCDRLLVMYMGKVVEEGSTWELLSTPLHPYSRRLIETFFALEEGRHDIEPIRGQVPGYHELPMGCAFYPRCEEASENCSIYEPELLKISENRKVACHLYSGRNKGAL, encoded by the coding sequence TTGGACAGTGTATTTTTGGACGTCAGGGGGTTAAATATTAGTTTTTCCGGGACCGGCCGTGATGTCAGGGTGGTTAGGGACTTATCTTTGCAACTAAAAAAAGGCGAATGCCTGGGTCTGGTTGGCGAGTCCGGTTGCGGTAAAACTGTTACTGGTCTTGCGGTGGCGGGGGCGTTAAAGTATCCGGAATGTAAAGTGGAGGGAAGTATCAGGTTTTTATCAGACCGTTATAATAAAGCCCCGCATAACATTAAAAGAAAAAGGATTGCCATGGTGTACCAGGAAGGAATGGCAGCGCTTAATCCTGTGCTGACAGTGAAGAAACAAATGACTGAGTTAATCCGGTTTCATTGCAGATTATCTTCAGGAGATGCCCTGGTGAGAGCGCGGCAGTTACTACAGCGGGTCGGTTTCAATGATGTTGATGACATACTCAGGCGATTTCCGGGAGAACTTTCTGGCGGTATGGCGCAGAGGGTTTGTCTGGCCATGGCTTTATGCTGCGAACCGGAGATTTTGATAGCCGATGAACCCACAACTGCGTTGGATACTATAAACAGCGCCATAGTGATGAAAGCATTGGCAGTTTTGAAGAAGGAGATGGACCTGGCGGTAATCCTGATTTCTCATGACCTAGCTGCGGTTGCCCAGAGCTGTGACCGGCTGCTGGTTATGTATATGGGCAAAGTGGTTGAGGAAGGGTCGACTTGGGAATTGTTAAGTACTCCGTTGCACCCTTATTCGCGCCGGCTCATTGAAACCTTTTTTGCTCTGGAAGAGGGAAGGCACGATATTGAACCAATTCGCGGCCAGGTCCCCGGTTACCATGAACTGCCCATGGGCTGCGCTTTTTACCCGAGGTGCGAAGAGGCTTCGGAAAATTGCTCAATATATGAACCAGAGCTGCTGAAAATATCGGAAAACCGAAAGGTAGCCTGCCACTTATACTCGGGCAGAAATAAAGGGGCGCTGTGA
- a CDS encoding M23 family metallopeptidase codes for MVDTNQPDRYTREIVGRAAKTAVKSVAKKAVKALAKKLLVILGPWLLLFLFLVMSVTVFFGMTYSAMPTEQAVNRETVTAEDAASIEKIRNLVNEANRKHLYVVNSQPSRPLYPSEYAGKLSGFTDRYGQDVQLQLEWGVAQALALFQTIAENGDRITDEMREQFVKDLEPYFYYRPSKVYVTTTTETGGSQTSVQEVHLLVESNTLYGWRQYEYEWVTEQLDENTSIRYERLKNIRTLEQWTRLDNAIKNYLKPRDAEDLALMRTAVLENARAYSRKAENMDWLLQYADAAEYLSGATVPPELTGFFREAEKQYGIPWWFLAAVSFKESGFNPQAENESSGAYGLMQLLPENWARVSRTLGFDPQADRDNPRAQILAGAYMLYHFGLKSVDWTADDSVWQKATLPVLKVYGGFVHVPVAKRVLYGDDPLKWAEAEYAGPIWKMAVQLRDGSISGGGVWPVSGSTRITGYFGEDRGSYIHKGLDIAAPEGTPVLSVSGGIVTHVGWENPRDHSQGFGMYITVRDNNNLYFYGHLQAESPTVRKGDTVQPGQRIAAVGNTGRSTGPHLDIRIKNLQTNAWIDPLLVLTQK; via the coding sequence GTGGTTGATACAAACCAGCCAGACCGTTACACACGGGAAATTGTTGGCCGAGCCGCCAAAACAGCGGTAAAATCCGTTGCAAAAAAAGCAGTCAAGGCCCTTGCCAAAAAACTCCTGGTTATACTGGGACCGTGGCTGCTGTTGTTTCTGTTCCTGGTAATGTCTGTCACCGTATTTTTCGGCATGACCTATTCAGCCATGCCGACAGAACAGGCAGTAAACCGGGAAACCGTCACCGCGGAAGATGCGGCAAGTATTGAAAAAATCCGGAACCTGGTGAATGAAGCCAACCGTAAGCATTTGTACGTGGTGAACAGCCAGCCGTCCAGACCGCTGTATCCGTCGGAATACGCCGGTAAACTGTCCGGTTTTACGGACCGGTACGGCCAGGACGTGCAGTTGCAGTTGGAATGGGGTGTGGCTCAGGCGCTGGCATTGTTCCAAACCATAGCCGAAAACGGCGACCGGATAACCGATGAAATGCGGGAACAATTTGTGAAGGATCTTGAACCGTATTTCTACTACCGTCCATCCAAGGTTTATGTCACCACAACAACAGAAACCGGCGGCAGCCAGACCTCTGTCCAGGAAGTGCATCTGCTGGTGGAATCCAATACCCTGTACGGCTGGCGGCAGTACGAATATGAATGGGTCACGGAACAGCTTGATGAAAACACCAGCATAAGGTACGAAAGGCTGAAAAATATCCGTACCCTGGAACAGTGGACCAGGCTGGACAATGCCATAAAGAATTATCTGAAACCGCGGGACGCGGAAGATTTGGCCCTGATGCGCACGGCGGTTTTGGAAAACGCCAGGGCGTATTCCAGGAAAGCGGAAAACATGGATTGGCTTTTGCAGTATGCCGATGCCGCCGAGTACCTGTCCGGGGCGACCGTCCCGCCGGAACTGACGGGGTTCTTCCGTGAGGCCGAGAAGCAGTACGGCATACCCTGGTGGTTTCTGGCCGCTGTGTCTTTCAAGGAATCCGGGTTTAACCCGCAGGCGGAGAACGAATCCAGCGGCGCGTATGGCCTGATGCAGTTGCTGCCGGAGAACTGGGCCAGGGTATCGCGAACCCTGGGCTTTGACCCGCAGGCGGACCGTGACAACCCCAGGGCGCAGATTTTGGCCGGGGCATACATGCTGTACCACTTCGGCCTGAAAAGCGTTGACTGGACCGCCGACGATTCTGTCTGGCAGAAGGCCACGCTGCCGGTGTTAAAGGTATACGGCGGGTTTGTGCACGTACCGGTGGCGAAGCGCGTGCTGTACGGCGATGACCCGCTGAAATGGGCCGAAGCGGAATACGCCGGCCCGATCTGGAAGATGGCCGTGCAGTTGCGGGACGGCAGCATATCAGGCGGCGGCGTGTGGCCGGTCTCCGGTTCCACGCGCATAACCGGCTACTTTGGCGAAGACCGCGGGTCTTACATACACAAAGGGCTGGACATAGCCGCGCCGGAGGGGACCCCGGTTTTGTCGGTGTCCGGCGGAATAGTGACCCATGTCGGCTGGGAAAACCCGCGTGATCACAGCCAGGGGTTCGGAATGTACATTACCGTCCGGGATAACAACAACCTGTATTTTTACGGGCACCTGCAGGCCGAATCGCCAACGGTCCGGAAAGGCGACACCGTGCAGCCCGGCCAGCGGATAGCCGCTGTAGGGAACACGGGCCGCAGCACGGGGCCGCACCTGGACATACGGATCAAAAACCTGCAGACCAATGCGTGGATAGACCCGCTTTTGGTCTTGACGCAAAAATAG
- a CDS encoding type II secretion system F family protein, which produces MLAAAGETKRNWLLNRCAVSRDTVKKVLRNDSLYDRIDLELKAVGGVNYYGLFQVNSAAEFFGLLALVLGLLVVLTAIAIVNGANLIAVVLAGLGLFILTYNRYAGKVKKYKARVVSDTELPLVLQTIANAVEVGIPFDNAIRYIVRTKKGIIRDIMAEAVAIADTGVPLEEALLSVADRALNRRFLNLVRIVGQAKKSNANVRDLLLEQIDEIDEEARNAARERMGKLNTKLFFPIFIGFFIPTIALVALPMLVSFMGLGIKF; this is translated from the coding sequence TTGCTGGCAGCAGCAGGCGAAACAAAAAGGAACTGGTTGCTGAACAGGTGCGCGGTAAGCCGGGATACGGTGAAGAAGGTTCTTCGCAACGACAGCTTATACGACAGAATAGACCTGGAGTTAAAGGCGGTTGGCGGGGTGAACTACTATGGCCTGTTCCAGGTAAACAGCGCCGCCGAGTTTTTCGGGCTGCTGGCCCTGGTACTGGGCCTGCTGGTTGTGCTGACCGCCATCGCGATTGTAAACGGCGCTAACCTTATTGCCGTGGTGCTTGCCGGGCTGGGGCTGTTTATTCTGACCTATAACAGATACGCCGGCAAGGTAAAGAAATACAAGGCCAGGGTTGTGTCCGATACCGAACTGCCGCTGGTCCTGCAGACAATCGCCAATGCGGTCGAAGTTGGAATACCCTTTGACAATGCCATACGTTACATAGTCCGGACCAAAAAAGGCATAATCCGGGACATAATGGCCGAAGCCGTGGCGATAGCCGATACCGGCGTGCCGCTGGAAGAAGCACTGTTAAGCGTTGCGGACCGCGCCTTAAACCGCAGGTTCCTGAACCTGGTGCGCATTGTGGGCCAGGCGAAAAAATCCAATGCAAACGTCAGGGACCTGCTTCTGGAGCAGATTGACGAGATTGACGAGGAAGCCCGCAACGCCGCCAGGGAAAGGATGGGCAAGCTGAACACCAAACTGTTTTTCCCTATATTTATCGGGTTTTTCATACCCACAATAGCACTAGTGGCCCTGCCCATGCTGGTAAGTTTCATGGGCCTGGGCATCAAATTTTGA
- a CDS encoding type II secretion system F family protein: protein MLAAVMLAALAGFVLTILIAGYREEREAVLRQKVERQLIKGVKTKFSWLEFVGLGRLLENLQQKIIEAGWEKDPEDMMLVLFALAMLLFVMGIVMGLGLLAVFLPAALFAVFYYFLNAQAKKRIRLTEEEMRYALSEMISSLKVRPNLESAIRYALQNAREPLKTQLQNVLDAVTAGHVLDDALDMFARNTGSTIIAAWADNIRFARQAGTDLAEACMRSMKQIKVKQQLKEEKRVAATTAKSTVAGIVIILCLTIWFMASGNDDFIRAVHTTIGRGVVAYAVISMAAASWYIKKQIDD from the coding sequence TTGTTAGCGGCAGTAATGCTTGCAGCTTTGGCGGGTTTTGTACTGACAATACTCATTGCAGGCTACAGAGAAGAGAGAGAAGCAGTTCTCAGGCAGAAGGTTGAACGCCAACTGATCAAGGGGGTAAAGACAAAATTTAGTTGGCTGGAATTTGTCGGCCTGGGGCGTTTGCTGGAAAACTTACAGCAAAAAATTATTGAGGCTGGCTGGGAAAAGGACCCGGAGGATATGATGCTGGTGCTTTTTGCCCTGGCTATGCTCCTGTTTGTCATGGGTATCGTCATGGGCCTGGGCCTGCTGGCCGTGTTCCTGCCGGCGGCCCTGTTCGCCGTGTTCTATTATTTCCTGAACGCCCAGGCCAAAAAACGGATAAGGCTGACGGAGGAAGAAATGCGCTACGCCCTGAGTGAAATGATCTCATCGCTCAAGGTGCGCCCGAACCTGGAAAGCGCCATCCGTTACGCCCTGCAGAACGCCAGGGAACCGCTGAAAACCCAGTTGCAGAACGTGCTGGACGCCGTAACAGCCGGGCATGTGCTGGACGACGCCCTGGACATGTTTGCCAGGAACACGGGCAGCACCATCATTGCCGCCTGGGCGGACAATATCAGGTTTGCCCGGCAGGCCGGCACAGACCTGGCGGAAGCCTGTATGCGGAGCATGAAGCAGATAAAGGTGAAACAGCAGTTGAAGGAAGAAAAGCGCGTGGCTGCCACGACGGCCAAAAGCACGGTGGCAGGGATAGTTATAATACTGTGCCTGACCATCTGGTTCATGGCGTCCGGGAACGATGACTTCATCAGGGCTGTGCACACAACCATCGGCAGGGGGGTGGTAGCTTACGCCGTCATAAGCATGGCGGCGGCCAGTTGGTATATCAAAAAGCAGATCGATGACTAA
- a CDS encoding AAA family ATPase, which translates to MLITTMSAVGGVGKTSLTLALAEEASRRGISTCVVDMDFSPGTMHALFDLDRYRSITDAAGNPEKAVEYVQVPAGKTYGVLSGGLPHAADVMTKPITETMLQTLLQNFQLVIVDTSSQPTEGSLTAVQKSNTTLFVITPERYTGIRGAILLDYIKSYGIVNSNRFEVVINNCRPGKKQKYVDIMKAPVSVVVPYLKNHSPDKRTMLPYVSGVVDAWFPNTMKPGSWSFGKSGFLSRLKFWA; encoded by the coding sequence TTGCTGATTACAACAATGTCCGCCGTGGGCGGGGTTGGAAAGACCTCTCTTACCCTGGCCCTGGCGGAGGAAGCGTCCCGGCGCGGGATCAGCACCTGCGTGGTTGACATGGACTTTTCGCCTGGGACCATGCACGCTTTATTCGACCTGGACAGATACAGAAGCATAACCGACGCAGCCGGGAACCCGGAAAAAGCCGTGGAATATGTTCAGGTGCCTGCCGGTAAGACTTACGGGGTATTATCCGGGGGCCTGCCCCATGCGGCAGACGTTATGACCAAGCCAATAACAGAAACCATGCTGCAAACACTTTTGCAGAATTTTCAACTGGTGATCGTGGACACGTCATCCCAGCCCACCGAAGGATCGCTAACCGCTGTACAGAAAAGCAATACCACACTGTTTGTTATAACGCCGGAACGATACACCGGAATCCGCGGCGCTATTTTGCTCGACTACATAAAAAGCTACGGCATCGTGAACAGCAACCGGTTCGAGGTAGTGATAAACAACTGCCGGCCCGGAAAAAAACAGAAATACGTTGACATTATGAAAGCGCCGGTGTCAGTGGTAGTCCCATACCTAAAAAATCACAGCCCGGACAAAAGGACTATGCTGCCGTATGTGTCCGGCGTGGTTGACGCCTGGTTCCCCAATACCATGAAACCGGGTAGTTGGAGCTTTGGAAAAAGCGGTTTTCTGAGCAGGCTGAAATTCTGGGCGTGA
- a CDS encoding SAF domain-containing protein codes for MFKSKVIKLAFIVFILLLGAGVMASQAMYGKKNVVVAKTRIAAGAEIQPGDVEVKSVSNTVAVPGAATSPEQVVGKQAMSERLPGDMIYTDYVQDKKDLPLGPETGLITVPVTETETKYLHPGSVVSVVTWKPSGEGAVYDNLAVVSISKTEGDVNMGGKTEYMAVLAGNKNALAGIAPFVKNQTYRVIIQGRQG; via the coding sequence TTGTTTAAAAGCAAAGTGATCAAACTGGCCTTTATCGTGTTTATCCTGCTCCTCGGGGCAGGCGTCATGGCTTCGCAGGCCATGTACGGCAAGAAAAACGTGGTGGTGGCAAAGACACGGATCGCGGCCGGGGCGGAAATACAGCCGGGTGACGTGGAAGTTAAAAGCGTGTCCAATACAGTAGCCGTTCCCGGCGCTGCTACGTCTCCTGAGCAGGTTGTGGGGAAACAGGCCATGTCCGAGCGCCTGCCGGGGGATATGATTTATACAGACTATGTTCAGGACAAAAAAGATTTGCCCCTTGGCCCGGAGACAGGGCTGATCACCGTACCTGTAACTGAGACAGAAACAAAATACCTGCATCCCGGATCTGTCGTGTCCGTGGTAACATGGAAGCCCAGCGGCGAGGGCGCGGTCTATGACAATCTGGCAGTGGTCAGTATAAGCAAGACCGAAGGCGACGTTAACATGGGCGGCAAAACGGAGTACATGGCCGTGCTGGCGGGCAACAAAAACGCCCTGGCCGGCATAGCGCCGTTCGTAAAAAACCAAACATACAGGGTCATCATTCAGGGCAGGCAGGGTTGA